One part of the Truepera radiovictrix DSM 17093 genome encodes these proteins:
- a CDS encoding metal-dependent hydrolase family protein, producing MTTFFGTFLFPDTGERVRGRLHTRAGCIAGFDAAEAQPGDTHLPGTVTPGLIDAHVHVLLDGGSDPIGTLQRAGLVERVLHAQRHLQQQLRAGVTTVRDLGGPDGVALALSRAVAAGELRGPHIVSSGRNITMTGGHGHALGVEADGEAAVRAAARCELKAGAQVLKFMATGGVLTPGVRAGAEAFTVAELRAGVEEAHKAGKRTAAHAQGLAGIKNALHAGVDTVEHGAFDAWDDEALELLLDASHPRWLVPTLAAPAGILAGKGALPAWMVEKTEPIAERHRANTATAHRAGVRVAAGTDAGTPFNPHGNLPLELELLAQVGLSPLAVLRAATVVAADALDLAGEVGTLQPGAWADLVAWDGDPLADVRVFRRPRAVIVRGAALTNA from the coding sequence ATGACTACCTTTTTCGGCACCTTCCTCTTCCCCGACACCGGCGAGCGCGTCCGGGGCCGGCTGCACACGCGCGCGGGCTGCATCGCCGGCTTCGACGCCGCGGAGGCGCAACCGGGCGACACCCATCTGCCGGGCACCGTGACGCCCGGGCTCATCGACGCGCACGTCCACGTGCTCTTAGATGGCGGTTCCGACCCCATCGGCACGCTGCAGCGCGCGGGGCTCGTCGAGCGCGTGCTGCACGCGCAGCGCCACCTGCAGCAGCAGCTCCGAGCGGGCGTGACCACCGTGCGCGACCTCGGCGGCCCCGACGGCGTCGCCCTCGCCCTCAGCAGGGCGGTCGCGGCGGGGGAGCTTCGAGGCCCCCACATCGTCTCGTCGGGGCGCAACATCACCATGACGGGGGGGCACGGGCACGCCCTGGGCGTCGAGGCCGACGGCGAGGCCGCCGTGCGGGCGGCGGCGCGGTGCGAACTCAAGGCGGGGGCGCAGGTGCTCAAGTTCATGGCGACGGGCGGCGTGCTCACCCCGGGGGTGCGGGCGGGCGCCGAGGCGTTTACCGTAGCGGAGCTGCGCGCGGGGGTCGAAGAGGCGCACAAGGCGGGCAAACGCACCGCCGCGCACGCGCAGGGGCTCGCAGGCATCAAAAACGCGCTCCATGCGGGGGTCGACACGGTCGAACACGGCGCCTTCGACGCGTGGGACGACGAGGCGCTCGAGCTCCTGCTGGACGCCAGCCACCCCCGCTGGCTGGTGCCGACGCTCGCCGCCCCCGCGGGCATCCTCGCCGGCAAGGGCGCGCTGCCGGCGTGGATGGTGGAGAAAACCGAACCCATCGCCGAGCGTCACCGCGCAAACACCGCCACCGCCCACCGCGCGGGGGTGCGCGTCGCCGCCGGCACGGACGCCGGCACCCCCTTCAACCCGCACGGCAACCTGCCGCTCGAGCTCGAGCTGCTCGCGCAGGTCGGGCTCTCCCCGTTGGCGGTGTTGCGGGCCGCCACGGTGGTCGCGGCGGACGCGCTCGACCTCGCGGGAGAGGTCGGCACCCTCCAACCGGGCGCTTGGGCCGACCTCGTGGCGTGGGACGGGGACCCGCTAGCGGACGTACGGGTCTTCAGGCGGCCGCGCGCCGTCATCGTCCGGGGGGCGGCCCTGACGAACGCCTGA
- a CDS encoding class I SAM-dependent methyltransferase yields MQEALREQYEAAANLDARVALHARFGAAQVNWYRWVFDRVVREAAPPGAARVLELGCGHAKLWRENAERVPEGWDLTLTDASPGMVAAAEATLGATPHPVTFAVAAAQALPFADAAFDAVIANHMLYHVPDLPRALTEVRRVLRPGGTLFAATNGREHLLELDALTRALTPEGVVSAFSRRTHLATFDLETGAAALHPFFADVTLHHAPRSDLYVTEAEPLVAYALSLLPEAPRQDEAKLSAFRQEVARRIAASGGVRITRSSGLFVAR; encoded by the coding sequence ATGCAGGAGGCGCTGCGTGAGCAGTACGAAGCCGCCGCCAACCTAGACGCGCGCGTCGCGCTCCACGCGCGCTTCGGTGCGGCCCAGGTGAACTGGTACCGCTGGGTGTTCGACCGCGTCGTGCGCGAGGCCGCGCCGCCCGGAGCGGCGCGGGTGCTCGAGCTCGGCTGCGGTCACGCCAAGCTCTGGCGGGAGAACGCCGAGCGCGTCCCGGAGGGGTGGGACCTCACCCTCACCGACGCCTCGCCGGGGATGGTGGCGGCGGCCGAGGCGACCCTGGGGGCCACGCCGCACCCCGTCACCTTCGCCGTCGCCGCGGCCCAAGCCCTGCCCTTCGCGGACGCCGCCTTTGACGCCGTGATCGCCAACCACATGCTCTACCACGTCCCCGACTTGCCGCGCGCTCTGACCGAGGTGCGGCGGGTGTTGCGGCCGGGCGGCACCCTGTTCGCCGCGACGAACGGCCGCGAGCACCTGCTCGAGCTCGACGCGCTGACGCGTGCTCTCACGCCGGAGGGCGTCGTGTCGGCTTTTTCCAGGCGCACCCACCTCGCGACCTTCGACCTCGAGACCGGTGCGGCGGCCCTGCACCCCTTTTTCGCCGACGTCACCTTGCACCACGCCCCGCGGAGCGACCTCTACGTGACCGAGGCCGAACCGCTCGTCGCCTACGCCCTCTCGCTGCTGCCGGAGGCGCCGCGCCAGGACGAAGCGAAGCTGAGCGCGTTTCGGCAGGAGGTGGCGCGGCGCATCGCGGCCTCGGGTGGGGTGCGCATCACCCGCAGCTCGGGGCTCTTCGTCGCCCGCTGA
- a CDS encoding class II aldolase/adducin family protein, which produces MSGAPPKRTAPTPTEEGQGALVAGLLELAHALGDPARDLAILGEGNVSAACGDGTFWVKASGSSLRTLRPPELSRVRLEAVLNLLARAPLSEEAVAAGLFEALTDPTHAKPSVETFLHALCLGAGAAWVGHTHPVAANALLCSRLGAEPFFGHVFPDAVVVCGPEPAALPYIDPGLELAIALREELTRYRARHETLPKLLLLENHGIVALGASAKEVLNITLMADKWARVLLGTYALGGPRFLPPEEVRRIDRRLDEHYRRNRLAREGEQG; this is translated from the coding sequence ATGAGCGGCGCGCCCCCCAAACGCACTGCGCCCACACCCACAGAAGAGGGTCAGGGGGCGCTCGTCGCGGGGCTGCTCGAGCTCGCCCACGCCCTCGGCGATCCGGCGCGAGACCTCGCCATCTTGGGCGAGGGCAACGTCAGCGCGGCCTGTGGCGACGGCACCTTCTGGGTCAAGGCCTCCGGTAGCAGCCTCCGCACGCTCCGCCCGCCCGAACTCTCCCGCGTGCGCCTGGAAGCGGTGCTAAACCTGCTAGCGCGCGCGCCCCTAAGCGAGGAGGCGGTCGCAGCGGGGCTTTTCGAGGCGCTTACCGACCCCACCCACGCCAAACCGTCGGTCGAGACCTTTCTCCACGCCCTCTGCCTGGGGGCCGGCGCCGCTTGGGTCGGCCACACCCATCCGGTCGCCGCCAACGCGCTGCTCTGCAGCCGCCTGGGCGCCGAACCCTTTTTCGGGCACGTCTTCCCCGACGCCGTGGTGGTGTGCGGCCCCGAACCCGCTGCTTTGCCCTACATCGACCCCGGTCTGGAGCTCGCTATCGCCCTTAGGGAGGAGCTAACGCGCTACAGGGCGCGCCACGAAACGCTCCCCAAACTGCTGCTCCTCGAAAACCACGGGATCGTCGCGCTGGGCGCCTCCGCCAAGGAGGTGCTCAACATCACCCTGATGGCCGACAAGTGGGCGCGCGTGCTGCTAGGCACCTACGCCCTCGGCGGGCCACGCTTTTTGCCCCCCGAGGAGGTGCGGCGCATCGACCGTCGCCTCGACGAGCACTACCGCCGCAACCGCCTCGCCCGCGAAGGGGAGCAGGGGTGA
- a CDS encoding ABC transporter substrate-binding protein, producing MKTLKPVLLTLLLLLGAAFAQSDTLTIAQGVDATTLDPNDQEETPTQNIVANIFDPLLWRAPDGSIEPWLATSVEAVDDLTWEITLRDDVVFHDGEPLTAEVVAWNFERALDQENPIRFLSNFTPLTGVEVTGEHTLRVTTETPYPVFITHLTRFFIVSRTNYEENGAAFAAENPVGTGPYRFVRWQRDQRLELEAFPDYWQGPPSIQNVVFRPIPEDSSRISELVTGGVQIATNVLPEAVPLIEGSGQAEIRTVPSIRNIFIVFTATEEGPLADPRVRRALNLAVNVDEIIQTLFDGNATPTATPLNNYMFGYAEDLDTREYDPEAARQLLAEAGFENGFTFTLGSPSGRYLNDRLVAEAVAGQLAQVGVTAELQVQEWSSYVGQVLERQVPTDAYLIGWGNSNFDADRTLFTMLYGGTVEGGPDRSVFSYFTNEAFDELVLQARETLDEEERFELYRQAQEIVLEEAPWLFLYQQGDVYGVATNLNWEPLSNELIWAYSASFE from the coding sequence GTGAAAACGCTCAAACCGGTGCTCCTGACGCTGCTCTTGCTTTTAGGGGCAGCCTTTGCCCAGTCGGACACCCTGACGATCGCCCAAGGGGTCGACGCGACTACCCTGGACCCCAACGACCAGGAGGAGACGCCCACGCAGAACATCGTCGCCAACATCTTCGACCCCCTGCTGTGGCGCGCCCCCGACGGGAGCATCGAACCGTGGCTGGCGACCTCCGTGGAGGCCGTGGACGACCTCACCTGGGAGATCACGCTGCGCGACGACGTGGTGTTTCACGACGGCGAACCCCTGACCGCCGAGGTCGTCGCCTGGAACTTTGAGCGCGCCCTCGACCAGGAGAACCCCATCCGCTTCCTGTCGAACTTTACGCCGCTGACTGGCGTCGAGGTCACGGGCGAGCACACCCTGCGGGTGACGACCGAAACGCCGTACCCGGTGTTCATCACCCACCTGACGCGCTTTTTCATCGTTTCAAGAACCAACTACGAGGAGAACGGCGCCGCTTTCGCCGCCGAGAACCCCGTCGGCACCGGCCCCTACCGCTTTGTTCGGTGGCAGCGCGACCAGCGGCTCGAGTTAGAAGCCTTCCCTGACTACTGGCAGGGCCCGCCGAGCATCCAGAACGTCGTCTTTAGACCCATCCCCGAGGACTCGTCGCGCATCTCCGAGCTCGTCACCGGCGGGGTGCAGATCGCCACCAACGTGCTCCCCGAAGCTGTGCCTTTGATCGAGGGCAGCGGTCAGGCGGAGATCCGCACGGTGCCGTCGATTCGCAACATCTTCATCGTCTTTACCGCCACCGAAGAGGGCCCCCTGGCCGACCCGCGCGTGCGCCGCGCGCTCAACCTGGCGGTCAACGTCGACGAGATTATCCAGACGCTCTTCGACGGCAACGCCACCCCGACCGCCACGCCCCTGAACAACTACATGTTCGGCTACGCCGAGGACTTAGACACGCGCGAGTACGACCCGGAGGCGGCGCGGCAGCTGCTCGCCGAAGCGGGTTTTGAAAACGGCTTCACCTTCACCCTGGGTAGCCCCAGCGGGCGCTACCTCAACGACCGCTTAGTCGCCGAAGCGGTCGCCGGACAGCTCGCGCAGGTCGGCGTCACGGCGGAGCTTCAGGTGCAGGAGTGGAGCTCGTACGTCGGGCAGGTCTTAGAGCGCCAGGTGCCCACCGATGCCTACCTCATCGGCTGGGGGAACTCCAACTTCGACGCCGACCGGACGCTCTTCACCATGCTCTACGGCGGTACGGTCGAGGGCGGCCCCGACCGCTCGGTGTTCTCGTACTTCACCAACGAAGCGTTCGACGAGCTCGTTTTGCAGGCGCGCGAGACGCTAGACGAAGAGGAGCGCTTCGAGCTCTACCGGCAGGCGCAGGAGATCGTCCTCGAAGAAGCCCCCTGGCTTTTCCTCTACCAACAGGGCGACGTCTACGGGGTCGCCACGAACCTCAACTGGGAACCGCTCTCCAACGAACTCATCTGGGCGTACAGCGCTAGCTTCGAGTAG
- a CDS encoding ABC transporter permease, with the protein MLTYLIQRLLLVVVVIWGAATLAFTLLYLSGDPTNLLLPLDAAPEVREAFRRAQGYDQPLLVQYGRYLGDLLRGDFGTSLRNNQPALRLVLESFPPTLRLAGLSLLVAVLIAVPAGVIAANRRGSLAEFSIMTGALLGQAMPVFWLALMLILVFGLNLRWLPISGSGTWRHYVLPVATLATFSAASIARLTRGGVLSELRSDHVRTARAKGMPHRGVLYKHALRNAAIPVVTVIGLQLGTLVSGAIITETIFAWPGIGRFVLVAVSQRDFPVVQASVVVFAFLLALINLAVDLLYAVLDPRIRYG; encoded by the coding sequence TTGCTGACCTATCTCATCCAGCGCCTCCTGCTCGTTGTGGTCGTTATCTGGGGCGCGGCCACGTTGGCCTTTACGCTGCTCTACCTCTCCGGCGACCCTACCAATTTGCTCTTGCCGCTCGACGCCGCGCCGGAGGTGCGCGAGGCGTTTCGGCGCGCGCAGGGCTACGACCAGCCGCTTCTGGTCCAGTACGGCCGCTACCTGGGTGACCTGCTGCGGGGCGACTTCGGCACCAGCTTGCGCAACAACCAACCCGCGCTGCGGCTCGTGCTGGAGAGCTTTCCGCCGACCTTGCGGCTCGCTGGGTTGTCGCTCCTTGTCGCGGTGCTCATCGCCGTACCCGCCGGGGTGATCGCGGCCAACCGCCGGGGGAGCTTGGCGGAGTTCTCCATCATGACGGGGGCGCTTCTAGGCCAAGCCATGCCGGTCTTTTGGCTCGCGCTCATGCTGATCTTGGTCTTCGGGCTGAACCTGCGCTGGCTGCCCATCTCGGGGAGCGGCACCTGGCGGCACTACGTCCTGCCGGTCGCGACGCTCGCCACCTTTAGCGCGGCCTCCATCGCCCGCTTGACGCGCGGCGGCGTGCTCTCCGAGCTGCGCAGCGACCACGTGCGCACGGCCCGCGCCAAGGGGATGCCGCACCGCGGCGTGCTCTACAAACACGCCCTGCGCAACGCCGCCATCCCGGTCGTCACGGTCATCGGCCTGCAGCTCGGTACGCTCGTCTCGGGCGCCATCATCACCGAGACCATCTTCGCCTGGCCGGGGATCGGGCGCTTCGTCCTCGTGGCCGTGTCACAGCGCGACTTTCCGGTGGTGCAGGCGAGCGTGGTGGTGTTCGCCTTCCTCTTGGCGCTCATCAACCTCGCCGTAGACCTCCTTTACGCCGTGCTCGACCCGAGAATCCGCTATGGCTAG
- a CDS encoding rhamnulokinase, with product MKGERGANPSRADFIAVDLGASSGRVLLGGFDGERWALRELHRFPNEPVRLAGSLHWNVLTLWAEVQRALAAYARERRAPVMGIGVDTWGVDFGLLDRRDHLLGVPYHYRDARTDGQMERVWTTLPKATLYARTGLQFMQINTLYQLCSMRGDPQLEVAETLLMMPDLFHFWLSGEKRGEYTVASTSQLLDARTRTWAPDLLSALGLPSHLLPPLVPPGTVLGTLRASVAAETRLPAATPVIAPAAHDTASAVAATAGLDEGAFISSGTWSLVGAEVPEPVLSARALERDFTNEGGVGGTIRLLKNVAGLWLLEACKRQWEREGAALSWPALLEAAVAAPPFRSFVNPGAETFLSPDGMPEAIRAFCRRSGQPEPGSVGEIVRCCLESLALKYRTVLDDLEALTGRRFRVVRIVGGGSQNALLNQFTADACARPVVAGPVEATALGNLTVQAVACGLLPDLEAGRKAVAASAELRTFEPKHTDAWEAALARFKSLSGTSP from the coding sequence GTGAAAGGGGAACGGGGCGCCAACCCTAGCCGCGCCGACTTTATCGCGGTCGACCTCGGCGCCTCGAGCGGCCGCGTGCTGCTGGGCGGGTTCGATGGGGAGCGCTGGGCGCTCCGCGAGCTGCACCGCTTCCCCAACGAACCGGTGCGGCTCGCCGGGTCGCTGCACTGGAACGTCCTCACGCTCTGGGCGGAGGTGCAGCGGGCGCTCGCGGCGTACGCCCGCGAGCGCCGCGCGCCCGTGATGGGTATCGGGGTCGACACCTGGGGGGTCGACTTCGGCCTCCTGGACCGCCGCGACCACCTGCTCGGCGTCCCCTACCACTACCGCGACGCGCGCACCGACGGGCAGATGGAGCGGGTGTGGACGACCTTGCCCAAAGCGACCCTCTACGCCCGCACCGGGTTGCAATTCATGCAGATCAACACCCTCTACCAGCTTTGCAGCATGCGCGGCGACCCGCAGCTAGAGGTCGCCGAAACGCTGCTCATGATGCCCGACCTCTTTCACTTCTGGCTGAGCGGTGAAAAGCGCGGCGAGTACACCGTCGCCTCGACGAGCCAGCTGCTCGACGCGCGGACGCGCACCTGGGCGCCCGACCTCCTGAGCGCCCTCGGGCTGCCGAGCCACCTCCTGCCGCCCCTGGTTCCCCCCGGCACGGTGCTCGGCACCCTGCGCGCGAGCGTCGCCGCCGAGACGCGGCTTCCGGCCGCAACGCCGGTCATCGCCCCCGCAGCTCACGACACCGCGAGCGCCGTCGCCGCGACCGCCGGGCTGGACGAGGGCGCTTTTATCAGCTCGGGCACCTGGAGCCTAGTGGGCGCCGAGGTCCCCGAACCCGTGTTGAGCGCGCGCGCGCTCGAGCGCGACTTCACCAACGAGGGCGGCGTCGGGGGGACGATCCGGCTCCTGAAAAACGTCGCGGGGTTGTGGCTGCTCGAGGCGTGCAAACGCCAGTGGGAGCGAGAGGGGGCGGCGCTCAGCTGGCCCGCGCTCCTCGAGGCCGCCGTCGCCGCCCCGCCCTTTCGCAGCTTCGTCAACCCCGGCGCCGAGACCTTCCTCAGCCCGGACGGGATGCCTGAGGCCATCCGGGCCTTTTGCCGCCGGAGCGGCCAACCCGAACCGGGGAGCGTCGGCGAGATCGTGCGCTGCTGCCTCGAGAGCCTCGCCCTCAAGTACCGCACCGTATTAGACGACCTCGAGGCGCTGACCGGCCGCCGCTTTCGCGTCGTGCGGATCGTCGGCGGGGGCAGCCAGAACGCGCTCCTCAACCAGTTCACCGCCGACGCCTGCGCGCGCCCCGTCGTGGCCGGCCCCGTGGAGGCGACCGCGCTCGGCAACCTCACGGTGCAGGCAGTGGCGTGCGGCCTGCTGCCGGACCTTGAGGCCGGGCGCAAAGCGGTCGCCGCCTCGGCCGAGCTGCGCACGTTTGAGCCCAAGCACACTGACGCTTGGGAGGCGGCGCTGGCGCGTTTTAAAAGCCTGAGCGGCACCTCACCCTAA
- the serS gene encoding serine--tRNA ligase, with protein sequence MLDPRFIREHETRVRKAIRDKGLPEAERALDQVLLLDEEYRLLRSDLEAKQAERNASSKRIGELKRRGESAEELIRAMSTLSDEVKRLEERSRSLEAQLQGALLELPNLPHESVPYGVSEHDNVVVHERGDKPTFDFEPKPHWELAAARGWLDLEAGVKTTGAGFPVFKGPGARLLRALNTYCLNALVAAGYTEVAVPLLVNAESATATGQLPDKEGQMYELRDGFYLIPTSELALTNLHRGEILDAAELPLRYAAQTPCFRREAGSYGAHVRGVNRVHQFDKVEMVQFTHPDRSFEALEEMAAFAESLLETLGMPYRRLLMCTGDMGFTQAKKYDLEVWSAGQGRWLEVSSVSNITDFQARRLGTRFREGGAQGRGKPELVHTLNGSAFGMVRLFAALLENAQHEDGTVSVPEPLQPYVGGARLE encoded by the coding sequence ATGCTCGATCCCCGTTTCATCCGCGAACACGAGACCAGGGTGCGCAAAGCCATCCGCGACAAAGGGTTACCCGAAGCCGAGCGGGCGCTCGACCAGGTGCTGCTGTTGGATGAGGAGTACCGCCTGCTGCGGAGCGACCTGGAGGCCAAGCAAGCCGAGCGCAACGCCTCGTCCAAACGCATCGGCGAGCTCAAGCGCCGCGGTGAGAGCGCTGAGGAGCTGATCCGCGCCATGAGCACCTTGAGCGACGAGGTCAAGCGTTTGGAGGAGCGCAGCCGCAGCCTAGAGGCGCAGCTCCAGGGGGCGCTTTTAGAGCTCCCCAATCTGCCGCACGAGAGCGTGCCCTACGGCGTTTCCGAGCACGACAACGTGGTGGTGCACGAACGGGGCGACAAGCCTACCTTCGACTTCGAGCCGAAGCCGCACTGGGAGCTCGCTGCCGCGCGGGGGTGGCTCGACCTGGAGGCGGGGGTCAAGACGACGGGGGCGGGGTTCCCGGTTTTCAAGGGGCCGGGCGCGCGGCTCCTGCGGGCGCTCAACACGTACTGCTTAAACGCCCTTGTCGCGGCAGGGTACACCGAGGTCGCGGTGCCTCTACTGGTCAACGCCGAGAGCGCGACGGCGACGGGGCAGCTGCCCGACAAAGAGGGGCAGATGTACGAGCTTAGAGACGGCTTTTACCTCATCCCGACCTCCGAGCTGGCGCTCACCAACCTGCACCGCGGCGAGATCCTCGACGCCGCCGAGCTGCCCCTGCGCTACGCCGCGCAGACCCCCTGCTTCCGCCGCGAGGCGGGTTCGTACGGTGCGCACGTGCGCGGGGTCAACCGCGTGCACCAGTTCGACAAGGTCGAGATGGTGCAGTTTACCCACCCGGACAGGAGCTTTGAAGCGCTCGAGGAGATGGCGGCGTTTGCCGAGAGCCTCCTGGAGACCCTCGGCATGCCCTACCGCCGCCTGCTGATGTGTACCGGCGACATGGGCTTTACCCAGGCCAAAAAGTACGACCTCGAGGTCTGGAGCGCGGGGCAAGGGCGGTGGCTCGAGGTCTCCTCGGTTTCGAACATCACCGACTTTCAGGCGCGGCGGCTCGGCACGCGCTTTCGCGAGGGTGGGGCGCAGGGCCGGGGCAAACCCGAGCTGGTGCACACCCTCAACGGCAGCGCGTTTGGGATGGTGCGGCTTTTCGCGGCGCTCCTCGAAAACGCTCAGCACGAAGACGGTACGGTGAGCGTCCCCGAACCGCTGCAGCCGTACGTGGGGGGGGCGCGGCTGGAATAG
- a CDS encoding acyl-CoA dehydrogenase family protein, which translates to MATTLPALEDALWFDLSADQKAILGPLKDFLRSEVAPGARERDETGVFPMALVKQLGELGVMGMQVPEAYGGAELDTATMALIIEEIAAVDGSLCLTVASHNSLCTGHIVLAGNEAQKRAYLPALATAEKLGAWGLTEPGSGSDAAGMRTRAEDRGDHFVISGSKIFITQGTVGGTYVILARTDDPRPGKSAADGISAFVVPGDAPGLVRGKPEEKLGLHASDTTPLTFEDLVVPAENLLGVRGEAFRDVMAVLDGGRIGIGAMGIGLGRAALEIAAKYALEREQFGRPIAHNQGVSFKIAEMATELEAARLLVLKAAALKDAGRPFTMAAAQAKLKGSVAGVRACDHAIQILGGYGYIREYEVERLWRDARLTRIGEGTDEIQHLIIAREYLRRFR; encoded by the coding sequence ATGGCAACAACACTACCGGCGCTGGAGGACGCCCTCTGGTTCGACTTGAGCGCCGACCAGAAGGCGATTCTGGGTCCTCTGAAAGACTTTTTAAGGAGCGAGGTCGCCCCCGGGGCGCGTGAGCGCGACGAGACGGGCGTTTTCCCCATGGCGCTCGTCAAGCAGCTCGGCGAGCTCGGTGTGATGGGGATGCAGGTGCCCGAAGCGTACGGCGGGGCCGAACTCGACACCGCGACGATGGCGCTGATTATCGAGGAGATCGCCGCCGTCGACGGGTCGCTGTGCCTCACGGTCGCCTCGCACAACTCGCTCTGCACGGGGCACATCGTCTTGGCGGGGAACGAGGCGCAAAAGCGCGCCTACTTGCCCGCGCTCGCGACGGCCGAAAAGCTCGGGGCGTGGGGGCTGACCGAACCGGGTTCGGGTTCGGACGCCGCCGGGATGCGCACCCGCGCCGAGGACCGCGGCGACCACTTCGTGATAAGCGGTTCAAAGATCTTTATCACGCAGGGCACGGTCGGCGGCACCTACGTCATCTTGGCCCGCACCGACGACCCCCGCCCCGGTAAGAGCGCCGCCGACGGTATCAGCGCCTTCGTGGTGCCCGGCGACGCGCCGGGGCTCGTGCGCGGCAAACCCGAGGAGAAGCTCGGGTTGCACGCGTCGGACACCACACCGCTCACCTTTGAAGACCTCGTGGTCCCCGCCGAGAACCTCTTGGGGGTGCGGGGCGAAGCGTTCCGCGACGTGATGGCGGTGCTCGACGGCGGGCGCATCGGCATCGGGGCGATGGGCATCGGGCTCGGCCGCGCCGCCTTGGAGATCGCCGCCAAGTACGCCCTCGAGCGCGAGCAGTTCGGCAGACCGATCGCGCACAACCAGGGGGTCAGCTTCAAGATCGCCGAGATGGCGACCGAGCTCGAGGCGGCCCGCCTCTTGGTCCTCAAAGCGGCCGCGCTCAAGGACGCCGGACGGCCCTTTACGATGGCGGCGGCCCAAGCCAAACTCAAGGGTAGCGTCGCGGGGGTGCGGGCGTGCGACCACGCCATCCAGATCCTGGGCGGTTACGGCTACATCCGCGAGTACGAGGTCGAAAGGCTGTGGCGCGACGCGCGGCTCACCCGCATCGGCGAGGGCACCGACGAGATTCAGCACCTCATCATCGCGCGCGAGTACCTGAGGCGCTTTCGCTAG
- the gatC gene encoding Asp-tRNA(Asn)/Glu-tRNA(Gln) amidotransferase subunit GatC, giving the protein MLSDQEMEHLKSLARLELDARETAALRDDLNALLGFFERLSELDTDGVAEMQRPVEHTNVFREDEPRPGLTQAEALALAVEAQDGFFRVPRTVDTGE; this is encoded by the coding sequence ATGCTTAGCGACCAGGAGATGGAACACCTCAAGTCGCTCGCCCGCCTCGAGCTGGACGCGCGCGAGACGGCGGCGCTGCGCGACGACCTCAACGCGCTGCTCGGCTTTTTCGAGCGGCTCTCCGAACTCGACACCGATGGCGTCGCCGAGATGCAGCGTCCCGTCGAGCACACGAACGTCTTTCGGGAGGATGAGCCACGCCCCGGCTTGACGCAAGCGGAGGCTCTAGCGCTCGCCGTCGAGGCGCAAGATGGGTTTTTCCGGGTGCCGCGCACGGTCGACACCGGGGAGTAG
- a CDS encoding ABC transporter permease: protein MASALPQLPQPALAARGRWRGLLRRTLTRPSALFALLLIALFLVAAAFAPLLAPYDPNAQSLGARLAPPGSEGHLLGTDRLGRDVFSRILFGARLSLFISTAGVALGLAIGLPLGLLAGYAGRWLDEVIMRLGDIQLSIPFILLVIAFIAALGTSLTNTVLILGLTSWVTYARIVRGEVLRVRELDYVQAAGALGAGAPRRVFKHILPNILGPLLVIVTLEFARLIIAEAALSFLGLSGVPAQVPSWGQMLSEGREVLFFGGWWVATFPGAAITLVVLAVNLFGDVLAEVLDPRQRS, encoded by the coding sequence ATGGCTAGCGCCCTGCCGCAGCTGCCGCAGCCCGCGCTGGCGGCCCGCGGGCGCTGGCGCGGCCTCCTCCGGCGCACCCTGACGCGCCCCTCAGCGCTCTTCGCGCTCCTTCTCATCGCGCTCTTTCTCGTCGCGGCGGCCTTTGCCCCGCTCCTGGCACCCTATGACCCCAACGCGCAGAGCCTGGGCGCGCGCCTCGCCCCGCCGGGTTCCGAGGGCCACCTCTTGGGCACCGACCGGCTCGGGCGCGACGTCTTCTCGCGCATCCTCTTCGGCGCGCGGCTCTCGCTCTTTATCTCCACGGCGGGGGTCGCGTTGGGGCTCGCCATCGGCCTGCCTCTGGGGCTCCTAGCGGGCTACGCGGGCCGCTGGCTCGACGAAGTCATCATGCGCCTGGGCGACATTCAGCTCTCGATCCCCTTTATCCTGCTGGTGATCGCCTTTATCGCCGCGCTGGGGACGAGCCTGACCAACACGGTGCTCATTTTGGGCCTCACCTCGTGGGTCACCTACGCGCGCATCGTGCGCGGCGAGGTGCTGCGGGTGCGCGAGCTCGACTACGTGCAGGCCGCCGGGGCGCTCGGGGCGGGAGCGCCGCGGCGGGTCTTCAAGCACATCCTGCCGAACATCTTGGGGCCGCTCTTGGTCATCGTGACGCTCGAGTTCGCCCGCCTCATCATCGCCGAGGCGGCGCTGTCGTTCCTGGGGCTCTCCGGCGTCCCCGCGCAGGTGCCCTCGTGGGGGCAGATGCTCTCCGAGGGACGCGAGGTGCTCTTTTTCGGCGGCTGGTGGGTGGCGACCTTCCCGGGTGCCGCGATCACCCTCGTGGTGCTGGCGGTCAACCTCTTCGGCGACGTGCTCGCCGAGGTGCTCGACCCGCGGCAGCGGTCGTAG